A region of Rhodospirillales bacterium DNA encodes the following proteins:
- a CDS encoding MATE family efflux transporter gives MLLKEARATLALALPIIGTQLAQMAIHTTDVFLLARLSERALAASALAVSIYGLFMMMCLGLAMGTSALAAQALGRDRGDAASVRHATHDGLIVCSAASAVSVLALWFCGPVLLWTGQEPSLVEDTVWFVRLLSLGFPAVILFSVLRGFTAALERPRPAMVLMVAAVVFNAVVNTVLVFGAFGVPSLGLTGAAIGSTVGNIATLLALMVYLRIDPQFAAYRLARGWWRSTPARLARYLRISAPIALTFASEIGLFSAAALLMGRLGENEVAAHQVALQWAAITFMVPMGIAQAATVRVGLAAGAGDHAGARRAGWIAIAMGVGFMACAGLTFWQAGGPLIAVFVPSPASPVYALAVAYLAWAALFQVVDGAQAVANGSLRGLHDTAVPMALAAGGYWLAAFPAALWFGLSTPWRGEGVWAGLALGLALVAGLLLWRFAVRADRRASTSR, from the coding sequence ATGCTCCTCAAGGAAGCCCGCGCCACCCTGGCCCTGGCGCTGCCGATCATCGGCACCCAGCTCGCGCAGATGGCCATCCACACCACCGACGTGTTCCTGCTGGCGCGGCTGTCGGAGCGCGCGCTGGCGGCCAGCGCGCTGGCGGTGTCGATCTACGGGCTGTTCATGATGATGTGCCTGGGGTTGGCGATGGGCACCTCGGCGCTGGCGGCGCAGGCGCTCGGCCGCGACCGCGGCGACGCCGCGAGCGTGCGCCACGCCACCCACGACGGATTGATCGTGTGCTCGGCCGCCTCGGCCGTGTCGGTGCTGGCGCTGTGGTTCTGCGGGCCGGTGCTGCTGTGGACCGGCCAGGAGCCGTCGCTGGTAGAGGACACCGTGTGGTTCGTGCGGCTGCTGAGCCTCGGCTTCCCCGCCGTGATCCTGTTCTCGGTGCTGCGCGGTTTCACGGCGGCGCTGGAGCGGCCACGGCCGGCGATGGTGTTGATGGTCGCCGCCGTGGTCTTCAACGCCGTCGTCAACACCGTGCTGGTGTTCGGCGCCTTCGGCGTGCCGAGCCTCGGCCTTACCGGCGCGGCGATCGGCTCGACCGTCGGCAACATCGCGACGCTGCTCGCGCTGATGGTCTATCTCCGGATCGATCCACAATTCGCCGCCTACCGGCTGGCGCGCGGCTGGTGGCGCAGCACGCCGGCGCGGCTGGCGCGCTACCTCCGCATCTCGGCGCCGATCGCGCTCACCTTCGCCTCGGAGATCGGCTTGTTCTCGGCGGCGGCACTGCTGATGGGCCGGCTGGGCGAGAACGAGGTCGCGGCCCACCAGGTGGCGCTGCAATGGGCCGCGATCACCTTCATGGTGCCGATGGGCATCGCGCAGGCGGCCACCGTGCGCGTCGGCCTCGCCGCCGGCGCCGGCGACCACGCCGGCGCGCGCCGCGCCGGCTGGATCGCCATCGCGATGGGCGTGGGCTTCATGGCCTGCGCCGGCCTGACGTTCTGGCAGGCCGGCGGTCCGCTGATCGCGGTGTTCGTGCCGTCGCCGGCCTCGCCAGTCTACGCGCTGGCCGTGGCCTATCTGGCGTGGGCCGCGCTGTTCCAGGTGGTCGACGGCGCACAGGCCGTGGCCAACGGCAGCCTGCGCGGCCTGCACGACACCGCCGTGCCGATGGCGCTGGCGGCCGGCGGCTACTGGTTGGCGGCGTTCCCGGCGGCGCTGTGGTTCGGCCTGTCCACGCCGTGGCGCGGCGAGGGCGTGTGGGCCGGCCTCGCGCTGGGTCTGGCGCTGGTCGCCGGATTGCTGCTGTGGCGCTTCGCGGTCCGCGCCGATCGTCGCGCGTCTACATCCAGATGA
- a CDS encoding heme-binding protein produces MLDKKALSIAEAKKIAAAAMAEAEKNNWTVVVAILDDGGHLMYLERRDGTQLASAGIAVGKARTALLYKRSSKVMEDVVNGGRASVMTLSPDIVTVEGGLPLIHNGVIVGSIGVSGVTSPQDGVVAKAGADTLK; encoded by the coding sequence ATGCTGGACAAGAAGGCGCTCAGCATCGCCGAGGCCAAGAAGATCGCGGCCGCCGCCATGGCCGAGGCCGAGAAGAACAACTGGACCGTCGTGGTCGCCATCCTCGATGACGGCGGCCATCTGATGTACCTGGAGCGGCGCGACGGCACGCAGCTCGCGAGCGCCGGCATCGCCGTCGGCAAGGCGCGCACGGCGCTGCTCTACAAGCGGTCGTCGAAGGTGATGGAGGACGTCGTCAACGGCGGCCGCGCCTCCGTGATGACCCTGTCGCCCGACATCGTCACGGTCGAGGGCGGCCTGCCGCTGATCCACAACGGCGTCATCGTAGGCTCGATCGGCGTCAGCGGCGTGACCTCGCCGCAGGACGGCGTCGTCGCCAAGGCCGGCGCCGACACGCTGAAGTAG
- a CDS encoding LLM class F420-dependent oxidoreductase, whose protein sequence is MRFGGAVFFTDYSMPAPDLARALEERGFESVWAAEHSHIPASRKTPFPGGGELPKPYYDGMDPFVALTAAAVATTTLKIGTAVCLVQQRDAIQTAKLVSSIDRISGGRFLFGIGGGWNQDEMENHGVVYKSRFKRVRESVEAMKEIWSKPLAEYHGEFVNFDPMYQWPKPVQSPHPPILVGGAFPHGARRAIRYGDGWIPVSVLGDVGELLPAFHKMAREAGRDPATIEITLMGHGSDVEKLKRFADLGVGRVVAMLPSADRDRTMASIDRWTEVIRKVNG, encoded by the coding sequence ATGCGGTTCGGCGGCGCGGTGTTCTTCACCGACTATTCGATGCCGGCGCCCGATCTGGCGCGGGCGCTGGAGGAGCGCGGATTCGAGTCCGTGTGGGCGGCCGAGCACTCGCACATCCCCGCCTCGCGCAAGACGCCGTTCCCCGGCGGCGGCGAGTTGCCCAAGCCCTACTACGACGGCATGGACCCGTTCGTGGCGCTGACGGCGGCGGCCGTCGCCACGACGACCTTGAAGATCGGCACCGCCGTCTGCCTGGTGCAGCAGCGCGACGCGATCCAGACCGCCAAGCTGGTGTCGTCGATCGACCGGATCAGCGGCGGCCGCTTCCTGTTCGGGATCGGCGGCGGCTGGAACCAGGACGAGATGGAGAACCACGGCGTCGTCTACAAGAGCCGCTTCAAGCGCGTGCGCGAGAGCGTCGAGGCGATGAAGGAGATCTGGAGCAAGCCGCTGGCCGAGTACCACGGCGAGTTCGTGAACTTCGATCCGATGTACCAGTGGCCCAAGCCGGTCCAGAGCCCGCATCCGCCGATCCTCGTCGGCGGCGCCTTCCCGCACGGCGCGCGCCGCGCCATCCGCTACGGCGACGGCTGGATCCCGGTCTCGGTGCTGGGCGACGTCGGCGAGCTGCTCCCGGCGTTCCACAAGATGGCGCGCGAGGCCGGCCGCGACCCGGCGACGATCGAGATCACGCTGATGGGCCACGGCAGCGACGTCGAGAAGCTGAAGCGCTTCGCCGATCTCGGCGTCGGCCGCGTGGTGGCCATGCTGCCCTCGGCCGACCGCGACCGGACCATGGCCTCGATCGACCGCTGGACCGAGGTGATTCGGAAGGTGAACGGGTGA
- a CDS encoding TauD/TfdA family dioxygenase — MARAFEVEPLDASFGARITGVRLASIDDATWRDLHATWLEYALLVFPDQHLKRDEQIAFAKRFGPLEFDMAAISNVKSDGTLRIEADNDDVVKILKGNMGWHADSTYMPVQAKGAVFSAEVVPKSGGRTGWADMRAAYDALDGALRSKVEALAAHHSLHYSQSKLGHQPKKKDSEYSGYGFHDGPVPLRPLVKTHPETGRRSLLIGRHAHAIPGMDMAESERLLDELVDFACRPPRVYHHDWAPGDAVVWDNRCLLHQATPWDMREPRVMWHSRIAGDPASESALPRAAAAEARPAA, encoded by the coding sequence ATGGCACGCGCATTCGAGGTCGAACCGCTCGACGCCAGCTTCGGCGCGAGGATCACCGGCGTGAGGCTGGCGTCGATCGACGACGCCACGTGGCGCGACCTGCACGCGACGTGGCTGGAATACGCGCTGCTGGTGTTCCCCGACCAGCACCTCAAGCGCGACGAGCAGATCGCCTTCGCCAAGCGGTTCGGCCCGCTCGAGTTCGACATGGCCGCGATCAGCAACGTCAAATCCGACGGCACGCTGCGGATCGAGGCCGACAACGACGACGTCGTGAAAATCCTCAAGGGCAACATGGGCTGGCACGCCGACAGCACCTACATGCCGGTGCAGGCCAAGGGCGCGGTGTTCAGCGCCGAGGTGGTGCCGAAATCCGGCGGCCGGACCGGCTGGGCCGATATGCGCGCCGCCTACGACGCGCTCGACGGCGCTCTGCGGTCGAAGGTCGAGGCGCTCGCGGCCCACCATTCGCTGCACTACAGCCAGTCGAAGCTGGGGCACCAGCCGAAGAAGAAGGACAGCGAGTATAGCGGCTACGGCTTCCATGATGGTCCGGTGCCGCTGCGGCCCCTGGTCAAGACGCATCCCGAGACCGGCCGGAGATCGCTGCTGATCGGCCGCCACGCGCACGCCATCCCCGGTATGGACATGGCCGAGTCCGAGCGGCTGCTGGACGAGCTGGTCGACTTCGCGTGCCGGCCGCCGCGCGTCTACCACCACGACTGGGCGCCGGGCGACGCGGTGGTCTGGGACAACCGCTGCCTGCTGCACCAGGCGACGCCGTGGGACATGCGCGAGCCGCGCGTCATGTGGCACAGCCGCATCGCCGGCGATCCCGCCAGCGAATCGGCGCTACCGCGGGCGGCGGCGGCCGAGGCCCGCCCCGCCGCGTGA
- a CDS encoding acyltransferase, whose amino-acid sequence MRPEEIRPLTTLRFVGAMAVFVGHLPFLPDDISGWWSNTLLVANAFGTIAVGFFFVLSGYILAYIYAGRVDGFGAPATANYLAGRIAKIYPLHLATLLLWLPLEWLASKPLDVTLVKIAVVAPLLQAFVPHPSVIGALNLPSWSLSDEMFFYLLFPLLIPLVMRASRRTAVVAVLAIAALGCASAMALRGLTPAYEAWIATLPAGWDAFVQRLDLLYWLTYMAPFTRVLDFIAGLLLFRALGGLGKPGFALASAAEIGIVALIVAVIGFWGTPGDHHRLVAGFMPTAIAVAAIFALDAGILSRALSWGPLLYLGRVSFAIYMVHYVVFGYARPFLPTGTVSSATFLAWSAGLLAVTLAASVLLYHLVELPMQRRARDLALPPIRAIIARWTNRRAPAAIRVAPAE is encoded by the coding sequence CATCTCCGGCTGGTGGTCGAACACGCTGCTGGTCGCGAACGCCTTCGGCACGATCGCGGTCGGCTTCTTCTTCGTGCTGTCCGGCTACATCCTCGCCTACATCTACGCCGGCCGCGTCGACGGCTTCGGCGCGCCGGCCACGGCGAACTACCTGGCGGGTCGGATCGCCAAGATCTATCCGCTGCACCTCGCGACCCTGCTGCTGTGGCTGCCGCTCGAATGGCTGGCGTCGAAGCCGCTCGACGTCACGCTCGTCAAGATCGCCGTGGTCGCGCCGCTGCTGCAGGCCTTCGTCCCGCACCCCTCCGTGATCGGCGCCTTGAACCTGCCGTCGTGGAGCCTGTCCGACGAGATGTTCTTCTACCTGCTGTTCCCGCTGCTGATCCCGTTGGTGATGCGCGCGTCGCGCCGGACCGCCGTCGTGGCGGTCCTCGCCATCGCGGCCCTGGGCTGCGCCTCGGCGATGGCGCTACGCGGATTGACGCCGGCCTACGAAGCGTGGATCGCGACGCTGCCCGCCGGCTGGGACGCGTTCGTCCAGCGACTCGACCTTCTGTATTGGCTGACCTACATGGCGCCGTTCACGCGGGTGCTCGACTTCATCGCCGGCCTGCTGCTGTTCCGCGCGCTCGGCGGACTCGGCAAGCCCGGCTTCGCGCTGGCGTCGGCCGCCGAGATCGGCATCGTCGCGCTGATCGTCGCGGTGATCGGGTTCTGGGGCACGCCCGGCGACCACCACCGGCTCGTCGCCGGCTTCATGCCGACGGCGATCGCCGTGGCCGCGATCTTCGCGCTCGACGCTGGAATCCTGTCGCGCGCGCTGTCGTGGGGCCCGCTGCTCTACCTCGGCCGCGTCAGCTTCGCGATCTACATGGTCCACTACGTCGTGTTCGGCTACGCGCGGCCGTTCCTGCCGACGGGGACGGTCTCCAGCGCCACGTTCCTGGCGTGGTCGGCCGGCCTGCTCGCGGTCACGCTGGCGGCGTCGGTCCTGCTCTACCACCTGGTCGAGCTGCCGATGCAGCGCCGCGCCCGCGACCTCGCGCTGCCGCCGATCCGCGCCATCATCGCCCGCTGGACCAACCGGCGCGCGCCCGCCGCGATCCGCGTCGCGCCGGCGGAGTAG
- a CDS encoding alpha/beta fold hydrolase, which produces MTPVVFDGCFGWLHPAAGSRGVVMCAPLGYEELCTHRPWRGLAERIAAAGMPVLRFDYRGAGDSEGCDLDPARLRAWLDSVKAAVAWMKARAGVTEIAIVGLRLGGAMATLVAEEIGGVDSLALIAPVVAGRGHVRELKTFAAFRPGQAMETAPVPSDSDPLEVGGFTLTPETMRDIATIDLRKLAARPARRALILSPNEAPTDRRFGEALAALGVDVAVEPFPGYRKFMDELVYGQEVPHATFAALAAWLGAGMVFAATGASAPAAPARLELDGVVEEAAFFGRDQRLFGVSCAPAKLVSSGPTVLFVNTGNHHHIGFGRFAVELARHLASRGVASLRIDVAGLGDSPEWPGKPENGLYDKESCADVSAAIDWLEARGRRDVTVVGLCSGAFLAYHAAAADPRIKGQVLVNLQAFEWRAGDSFQVVCRTIGQSGGDLAGSVARALGSAEAWRRMLRGDKADRERVRAMAERGLGLAARRMRSFHDKVFGWSPSENPVARQFDAFAARRLRSLLVYSEGDNGLAVLENHELGTAGARLVERGCARVEIVEGADHTLSDRAARARFTRLLDGFLGLDAVETAAPAADEATVVAFPQAPRGPAPAPPEARLEARAAQAAS; this is translated from the coding sequence ATGACTCCGGTCGTGTTCGACGGTTGCTTCGGCTGGCTGCATCCGGCGGCGGGTTCGCGCGGCGTCGTGATGTGCGCGCCGCTGGGCTACGAGGAGCTCTGCACCCACCGGCCGTGGCGCGGGCTGGCCGAGCGCATCGCCGCCGCCGGCATGCCGGTGCTGCGCTTCGACTACCGCGGCGCCGGAGACTCGGAGGGCTGCGACCTCGATCCGGCGCGGCTGCGCGCCTGGCTCGACAGCGTGAAGGCGGCGGTGGCGTGGATGAAGGCGCGCGCCGGCGTCACCGAGATCGCGATCGTCGGGCTGCGTCTGGGCGGCGCGATGGCGACGCTGGTAGCCGAGGAGATCGGCGGCGTCGATTCGCTGGCGCTGATCGCGCCGGTGGTCGCCGGACGCGGCCACGTGCGCGAGCTCAAGACCTTCGCCGCGTTCCGGCCGGGACAGGCGATGGAGACGGCGCCGGTGCCCAGCGACTCCGACCCGCTCGAGGTCGGGGGCTTCACGCTGACGCCCGAGACCATGCGCGACATCGCCACGATCGATCTGCGCAAGCTCGCGGCGCGTCCGGCGCGACGCGCCCTGATCCTGTCGCCCAACGAGGCGCCGACCGACCGCCGCTTCGGCGAGGCGTTGGCGGCACTCGGCGTCGATGTGGCCGTGGAGCCGTTCCCGGGCTACCGCAAGTTCATGGACGAGCTGGTCTACGGCCAGGAGGTCCCCCACGCGACCTTCGCCGCGCTCGCCGCGTGGCTGGGCGCGGGGATGGTGTTCGCCGCGACCGGCGCGTCGGCGCCGGCGGCGCCCGCCCGCCTCGAGCTCGACGGCGTGGTCGAGGAGGCCGCGTTCTTCGGCCGCGACCAGCGGCTGTTCGGGGTGTCGTGCGCGCCGGCGAAGCTGGTGTCGAGCGGCCCGACGGTGCTGTTCGTCAACACCGGCAACCACCACCACATCGGTTTCGGGCGCTTCGCCGTCGAGCTGGCGCGCCATCTGGCGTCGCGTGGCGTCGCTTCGCTGCGTATCGACGTGGCCGGCCTGGGCGATAGCCCGGAATGGCCGGGCAAGCCCGAGAACGGGCTCTACGACAAGGAGTCCTGCGCCGACGTGTCGGCCGCGATCGACTGGCTCGAGGCGCGCGGCCGGCGCGACGTCACCGTGGTCGGCCTGTGTTCCGGCGCCTTCCTCGCCTACCACGCCGCCGCCGCCGATCCGAGGATCAAGGGCCAGGTGCTGGTCAACCTGCAGGCCTTCGAGTGGCGCGCCGGCGATTCGTTCCAGGTCGTGTGCCGCACCATCGGCCAGTCCGGCGGCGACCTCGCCGGCAGCGTGGCGCGCGCGCTGGGCAGCGCCGAGGCGTGGCGCCGGATGCTGCGCGGCGACAAGGCCGACCGCGAACGCGTCCGCGCCATGGCCGAGCGCGGCCTCGGCCTGGCGGCGCGGCGCATGCGCTCGTTCCACGACAAGGTGTTCGGCTGGTCGCCGTCGGAGAACCCCGTCGCCCGCCAGTTCGACGCCTTCGCCGCCCGGCGCCTGCGCTCGTTGCTGGTCTACAGCGAGGGCGACAACGGGCTGGCCGTGCTGGAGAACCACGAGCTCGGCACCGCCGGCGCGCGGCTGGTCGAGCGCGGCTGCGCCCGCGTCGAGATCGTCGAGGGCGCCGACCACACGCTGTCGGACCGCGCCGCCCGCGCGCGCTTCACGCGGTTGCTCGACGGCTTCCTCGGCCTCGACGCCGTCGAGACCGCGGCGCCGGCGGCCGACGAGGCGACGGTCGTGGCGTTCCCGCAGGCGCCGCGCGGACCCGCGCCGGCGCCGCCCGAAGCGCGGCTGGAAGCGCGCGCCGCGCAGGCGGCGTCATGA
- a CDS encoding MBL fold metallo-hydrolase: MTEIKVGAATVARVEESYEANFEAAKFFADWNAAAVAPHMGWLAPGHFDPATGFLKLSMHSWLIKVGGKTILIDSCVGNHKERPTRPLFHRLETRYMERFAATGVRPEQVDMVMCTHMHIDHVGWNTRLDNGRWVPTFPNARYIFGKEEYDHFLAVDRDPEKGPANYGAFRDSVLPVVEAGLAEMVSGAHRIDEHFSVEPAPGHTPGTVAVKMSAGGGNAVFCGDIVHHAIQVYNPSWNSFACADADNARKSRRKVLEHCAGSGDLLMPAHFGAPHACHIDSVGGGFKPRFV, from the coding sequence ATGACGGAGATCAAGGTCGGCGCGGCGACGGTCGCGCGCGTCGAGGAGAGCTACGAGGCCAATTTCGAGGCGGCGAAGTTCTTCGCCGACTGGAACGCCGCCGCCGTCGCGCCGCACATGGGCTGGCTGGCGCCGGGCCATTTCGATCCCGCCACCGGCTTCCTCAAGCTCAGCATGCACAGCTGGCTGATCAAGGTCGGCGGCAAGACCATCCTCATCGATTCCTGCGTCGGCAACCACAAGGAGCGCCCGACGCGGCCGCTCTTCCACCGGCTGGAGACGCGCTACATGGAGCGCTTCGCCGCCACCGGCGTGCGGCCGGAGCAGGTCGACATGGTGATGTGCACGCATATGCACATCGACCACGTCGGCTGGAACACGCGGCTGGACAACGGTCGATGGGTGCCCACGTTCCCCAACGCGCGCTACATCTTCGGCAAGGAGGAGTACGACCACTTCCTCGCCGTCGACCGCGATCCCGAGAAGGGGCCGGCCAACTACGGCGCGTTCCGCGACAGCGTGCTGCCGGTGGTCGAGGCCGGGCTGGCCGAGATGGTGAGCGGCGCGCACCGCATCGACGAGCATTTCTCGGTCGAGCCGGCGCCCGGCCACACGCCCGGCACCGTGGCGGTGAAGATGTCGGCCGGCGGCGGCAACGCGGTGTTCTGCGGCGACATCGTCCACCACGCCATCCAGGTCTACAATCCGTCCTGGAACAGCTTCGCCTGCGCCGACGCCGACAACGCGCGCAAGAGCCGCCGCAAGGTGCTGGAGCACTGCGCCGGGTCGGGCGATCTGCTGATGCCCGCGCATTTCGGCGCCCCGCACGCCTGCCACATCGACAGCGTCGGCGGCGGCTTCAAACCGCGGTTCGTGTAG
- a CDS encoding LLM class flavin-dependent oxidoreductase, which produces MKFGVTIAPSVSDWRLFVDLENMGYDCAWAADSQMLYSDAYATLALAAANTSRIRLGTGVSVAATRLAPVTAHSIATINKLAPGRVFLGIGTGHTAMRVMGKDPMKAGAFREYLRVLRALLHGEEVDYALDGERQDIRFLHPDHGFIDVAHPVPIYVAADGPLALKTAGAYGDGRVCSHNQTKARLQKSLDAMRDGAAAVGRTLPADFHTAALGYACVLQPGESATSDRVIDEIGPMALASLHYWWELYQKDGDTSTVAGRCRNLWDEYLAFTEKMETPAAKRYQQVHLGHCAFVPPEERRFVTEDLIRSTGGLVGTPDEILAMLRERASMGLSEITLLPAMAHARRNLGDFAKHVIARY; this is translated from the coding sequence ATGAAATTCGGCGTCACCATCGCGCCCAGCGTGTCGGACTGGCGGCTGTTCGTCGATCTCGAGAACATGGGCTACGACTGCGCCTGGGCGGCGGATTCGCAGATGCTCTACTCCGACGCCTACGCCACGCTGGCGCTGGCGGCGGCCAACACCTCGCGCATCCGGCTGGGCACCGGCGTCTCGGTGGCGGCGACGCGGCTGGCGCCGGTCACCGCGCATTCGATCGCCACCATCAACAAGCTGGCGCCGGGGCGCGTGTTCCTCGGCATCGGCACCGGCCACACCGCGATGCGCGTGATGGGCAAGGACCCGATGAAGGCCGGCGCCTTCCGCGAGTACCTGCGCGTGTTGCGCGCGCTGCTGCACGGCGAGGAGGTCGACTACGCGCTCGACGGCGAGCGCCAGGACATCCGCTTCCTGCACCCCGACCACGGCTTCATCGACGTGGCGCATCCCGTGCCGATCTATGTCGCCGCCGACGGACCGCTGGCGTTGAAGACGGCCGGCGCCTATGGCGACGGCCGCGTCTGTTCGCACAACCAGACCAAGGCGCGGCTTCAGAAGAGCCTCGACGCGATGCGCGACGGCGCCGCCGCCGTCGGCCGGACCCTGCCCGCGGACTTCCACACCGCCGCGCTGGGCTACGCCTGCGTGCTCCAGCCCGGCGAGAGCGCGACCTCGGACCGCGTGATCGACGAGATCGGCCCGATGGCGCTGGCGTCGCTGCACTACTGGTGGGAGCTGTACCAGAAGGACGGCGACACCAGCACCGTCGCCGGGCGCTGCCGGAACCTGTGGGACGAGTACCTCGCCTTCACGGAAAAAATGGAAACGCCCGCGGCGAAACGCTACCAGCAGGTCCACCTCGGCCATTGCGCCTTCGTGCCGCCGGAGGAGCGCCGCTTCGTCACCGAGGATCTGATCCGCTCGACCGGCGGTCTGGTCGGCACGCCCGACGAGATCCTGGCGATGCTGCGCGAGCGCGCGTCGATGGGGTTGTCGGAAATCACGCTGCTGCCGGCCATGGCGCACGCGCGCCGCAACCTCGGCGATTTCGCCAAGCACGTGATCGCGCGGTACTGA